ttcccatgtttaaattgcccacttggactaataaagttgagcaatgtcattgtcattaatTACTGCCTTTGTggctctttctttaaaaataactttttaaaataacacaaatttcttatttttaattaattttgacaATCACATTTAGCAGAAATTATCTGGCTTTTTCCCATAGAAAGTATCaattatttttgcagaaaatacGCAGATATCAGTTTACCAGTTACGTCAACTCAGTCCATCAGATGGgtacagcattgctttctgtgaaaAGGTGGCCGTTGCAGTCCTCGATGACTAAGTTCTTGTGCTCATCTGTCTTAGTGAGGGTCCTTAGTAGTTGCTCGAACTTTTGCTCTTGCCATTCCATCCTCTATGCCTCGGCATAGGCTCTCGATCCAGTTCTTCttagctgccttcatccctttcttgatggcacaattcatttctttgtatttggaagctgcttcccgtttgcttttcttttctctcttcaaagCCCTCTGTTGGTCACAAAGATCTCAGACGTCATTCGTGACCCATAATTTCTTATTCCTTTGGTGCCTAGAACCTCCTGGGCTGTTTACAGCAGCACCTCTTTGACTAAGCTGTAACATTGGACAGCGTTGTCTGTCACGTCTTACTCATTTCACTACAAAggaattaaatttgaaaaaccCATTGTCGCTGTTGCTGTTACGATCCTAGGTATCTGTCGTTAAGCTGCCATCTTTTAAAAAGAGTGGCTACCAAGTACTTATTGCTGTTATCTATTCGAACCATATTTGAACTGCCTGTCAGTTATCAAGGTCTTATGATTCTCGGTTAGTTGTTTCTATCAGACCGCCATTCAGACGTCTGTGTCCTACAAAGCGTAGGTAGCATATCAGCCTCCCGCTGAAAGTTAAGGGTTTCTCGCACGATATTTTCCAAACAGATGTTGAACAGTTTAGCCAACAGAGAAAACCCTTGATGGACGCATACTGTTGTGTTAacttattcatttaaaaataattttactttcttcaaaaactctttctcttttgtttatcCTTTGCCATCCTGATCTCTCATAGAAATTAAGGCACCACTAAGTCAATCTCATTGTTCTTCAGATAAAAATGACCAAGTTTAAGTGGATCATGCTGGCGATCCTCTTGCTTCTCGTTCTTGGAGGTCTAATAGCTAACTCCGCACGCTGGTCTTTTGCCTTGACGCCATTCATGACGGCCATGAATATTATTCCGGAACCGGAAGTGATTGAGCCCTTACAGGTCTACTGCAAAGACGTCCTGAAGTTGATGGTCTATGGACAATGGGAAACTCGAAATCTTTCCGCTGCTGAATCCAACGAGATGAAACTTTTCAATGATCAGGTAAACTCATTCTATTCATTTAAGTGACAATGTATTCagaggttggtttttttttttcctttatgctCTGGTCGCCTTCATATGACGTTCAGTCAATATGTgattataatatattttatttgtacattatatttatatgtgacacacaaacacacataattGTGTTAAGACAGTTAatcctgttttcttctttcactacTTTTCTTCTTGATTCTTCTGTTTCTCCTTTGAACTCCTGGTAAAATACTCGTTTAACATCAAGAGAGATCTGATCATCAAGTCCTCGGCTTTGATTTTGTTTCGGGACATGCCATCCACTAACTGAGCAGCAAATTGggtgtcttttatttctcagtAAAAGTACAAGAGTTTCTAGAAGCGGATACCTTCCACTTTCCGTTAATATGGTCTGTGCCTACGATGGCTAAGGTTATTGTCTTGTTAGTAGGTTCGGAAAGAGAAGACAATCCCGACCAACCTTCAGCGTGCTGACAAACTCTGTGGTAATGTCACCTTCCCAAAAATTCCCTTCAGAGCTCTGTGTGACCCCAACGGCGACACCCCTTGCTGCTACAACAACTTCTGCgccaacacaacacaacatcaGTGCACCTGCTCAGATTGCTACGACACACGACGACCCATCGATGCTGAATACGCCACCTGGCGCCCTTCAGACCCCACCTGTCAGGTCCGCCATTTGTCACAGAACGAGACTTGTGAGTTGCTAGATGGCGCCACTCTCTATTTCCTCGGAGACTCGTTCGTAAGACACGTCTTCACGGCCTTCCTACTGGCAGCCAGGAACAACGAAACCCACGGAGCGATGGGTCCTCGCACGCCTCCAGGTATGTTGACACTAGGCACTGTCTCTACACTGACACTCAGGTAAAGGTCGACAATAGTCCATTTTTCCAGTCCGTCCTTTTTAGCCTTCACACATTTAAAGGTACATCAGAATGTAATTTTTGTCTAATGACTGGCGGCCTTATTATGAGTTCCGCAATGTGTAGTGAATTTctcccatttatttttttacctagATAAAAATCTTATAAGAAAGATATCAGAGAATGGATACACGCTTGAACACATTTTTGTCGTTAACGCTACACATTCACGAGAAACCTAGGATGTTGTGGACAATATGAGTCTGTGGACAATATGGGATTGTGGACGATGTCAAATTTTATGAGGTTCATCCCAGAGAACAGTCCATTTATGCAAGGTTTTAAAATGGTTAAGAAAGAGATTGTCACTTGCAGATCGATTcgaaaataacaatattttttggaTTTATCTGACGATAAACATTTAGTCTACTAAACAGTACCAGAATAACCCAAGacttaaattttttaatcatgCGGTGGAAATGTGTACTTGAAGTGTCTTGATGATTATTCTGAGTAACGCTAAGAAGTGAACAGATCGCTTGTTGGAAGGCTTTCTGTAACGGGATGCAGAAGagccccccaccaccaccaccaccacgccaACGACTGGACACAGTTAATGAACAGACGACTTTTACTTTAAACCCGCAATGATTAAAAGTTAAATCATTGATaataacataacaaaacaagggctgcatctttaaaaaaaaataatttgtttcgtTTAAATTATTTCCACAGAACTTCAAACATCATGTGCCGGCCTCTACATGTTCACGGAAAAAGTCTGCCGTCTTCATGTGGATTCAGACACCACCGTATGCAATAAAAGAGTCAAAGTCAAGCTGGTGTACGACTACAAAGTTGAATCTGCTGCTGCCGCCGTCCATACCGCCATCATCAACCTCACCAACGTCAGCCGCAGTATCGCCTTCATGGCCTTTGGGATTCA
The Pomacea canaliculata isolate SZHN2017 linkage group LG2, ASM307304v1, whole genome shotgun sequence genome window above contains:
- the LOC112556760 gene encoding uncharacterized protein LOC112556760, with translation MQIKMTKFKWIMLAILLLLVLGGLIANSARWSFALTPFMTAMNIIPEPEVIEPLQVYCKDVLKLMVYGQWETRNLSAAESNEMKLFNDQVRKEKTIPTNLQRADKLCGNVTFPKIPFRALCDPNGDTPCCYNNFCANTTQHQCTCSDCYDTRRPIDAEYATWRPSDPTCQVRHLSQNETCELLDGATLYFLGDSFVRHVFTAFLLAARNNETHGAMGPRTPPELQTSCAGLYMFTEKVCRLHVDSDTTVCNKRVKVKLVYDYKVESAAAAVHTAIINLTNVSRSIAFMAFGIHDQFEVEKVRQKLLLPLLHKMNSSSSSNPKLVWLAYHAPGLLTSTLDYPWQKPERILQYNQVMGEFLREWHVPIFEAFNLTDGIASFDGAHYGLGINRVKVQILLNYILELRVKKLW